Below is a window of Oceanispirochaeta sp. DNA.
TGTTCAGTATCCGGGCCTGAGCGGCCAGTTCTTCCGAGGTGGCGGCAATCTCTTCTGAAGAGGAGGCATTTTTCTGAGTCACATTGTCAAGCTGGTTCAGAGCCGTATTGACCTGTCCCATGCCGCTGCTCTGCTCCAGACTGGCCGCGGATATTTCTTCCACAAGATCAGTCGTTTTTTTCACCTCTTCTACCAGGGATTCAATCATACTGCCCGCTTTGATGGCAATATCCAGGGAATCTCTGGAAAGTTCCGTGATGGATACGGCCGAGTTCTGACTGATTTCGGCCAGTTTTCGTACTTCCGAGGCTACCACAGCAAAACCCTTACCGGCTTCTCCTGCCCGGGCAGCTTCAATCGCCGCATTCAAAGCCAGCATATTGGTTTGTCTGGCAATGTCGCTGACAATACTGATTTTTTGTGAAATTTCTTTCATGGCTTCAACCGTGTGGAATACGGCTTCACCGCTTTCCTGAGCCTTGGTGGATACATCTTCGGCGATGACCCTGGCTCTCTGAGCATTATCGC
It encodes the following:
- a CDS encoding methyl-accepting chemotaxis protein — encoded protein: MTAVNDSSANVATGSLQLSRSAQQLSVGATEQASSAEEVSASMEQMGSSIDQNSDNAQRARVIAEDVSTKAQESGEAVFHTVEAMKEISQKISIVSDIARQTNMLALNAAIEAARAGEAGKGFAVVASEVRKLAEISQNSAVSITELSRDSLDIAIKAGSMIESLVEEVKKTTDLVEEISAASLEQSSGMGQVNTALNQLDNVTQKNASSSEEIAATSEELAAQARILNNEIRFFKLDKTGTPSQTTVLKPASPSVKKTIPDPPVKAAMIQAPETDSRVFMGEDSSLTPGFIDSPRDEETDISDFEEF